One Bombus fervidus isolate BK054 chromosome 7, iyBomFerv1, whole genome shotgun sequence genomic region harbors:
- the LOC139989513 gene encoding uncharacterized protein yields the protein MAWLLAIALSLTAATGENLKASQRDQLSTVRAELPDSVRLPRQVQPSRPLLLYNALTTPQSPAVERHPRKRQLGDLGANFQPLTLPLSGQLHSPLHRATFDPNTKTSIVSRINEPAKHVIEPRISAEASHISFLTPQVVSTRRAHGFDGHSFYHSHNHHGGHHHSHHHGHHAHHDHHAKHKHEHGHKHHSEHEHKHGHEHHVEHKHQEDHKHHHGHHHHHGHDHHHGHKHHSDHKHHHGHEHKHEHGHKHEHKHGHDHKHHGEHHHHHGHQHHSKHEHHEEHKHHAEHHHHHKHHHHNEHHHHHDHHHVNEHHHHHTHKETENHHHHHGHDHHEHHKHGHKEEHKHHHGHEHKHGHHEDHHHGHHEDHHHKHGHEHKHGHHSDHHHKHGHEHKQSHHEEHHHGHHEDHKHSHHEDHHHKHGHEHKHGHKEEHHHGHHEDHHHSHHQDHKHNHHEEHKHGHEHKEEHKHGHDHKHHHDHHEGHHHHEHHKHHASHEHKHGHSHEEHHKHFDDHHHKHLHDSHHKHHEGHHHSAFEQHGHYKGLGHYAFDASQNHEEYVFPEESETVVVTPQVEDILKIKKETEIEKTTEQTTTEDQT from the coding sequence GCGTGGCTTCTAGCCATCGCTCTGTCACTGACAGCGGCGACTGGCGAAAATTTGAAAGCATCGCAAAGAGATCAACTATCAACAGTCAGAGCAGAATTGCCCGATTCCGTCAGGCTCCCGCGGCAAGTACAGCCATCTCGTCCGTTACTGCTGTACAACGCTCTAACAACCCCACAGTCACCTGCCGTTGAGAGACATCCACGAAAACGGCAATTAGGCGACCTGGGAGCCAATTTCCAACCGCTAACGTTGCCCCTAAGCGGCCAGCTTCATTCGCCGTTACATCGAGCCACTTTCGACCCCAACACCAAGACTAGCATCGTTTCACGGATCAACGAACCAGCAAAACATGTGATCGAACCACGAATTTCGGCTGAAGCGTCGCATATCTCTTTTCTGACGCCACAGGTCGTTTCTACGCGTCGAGCTCACGGATTCGATGGTCATTCTTTTTACCATAGTCACAACCATCACGGTGGACATCATCATTCTCATCATCATGGACATCACGCACATCACGATCATCATGCCAAACATAAGCACGAACATGGTCACAAGCATCATAGTGAACACGAACATAAACACGGACATGAACATCACGTTGAGCATAAACATCAGGAAGACCACAAACATCACCATGGTCACCATCATCATCATGGACACGATCACCATCATGGTCACAAGCATCATTCTGATCATAAACATCATCATGGACACGAACATAAACACGAACATGGTCATAAGCATGAACACAAGCATGGTCACGATCATAAACATCATGGAGAACACCATCATCACCATGGGCACCAACATCATTCGAAACACGAACATCACGAGGAACACAAACATCATGCCGAGCATCACCATCATCATAAGCATCATCATCATAACGAACATCATCATCACCACGATCATCATCACGTTAATGAACATCACCATCATCATACTCACAAGGAGACCGAGAACCATCATCATCACCATGGACACGATCATCACGAACACCATAAACACGGCCACAAGGAGGAACACAAGCATCATCATGGACACGAGCATAAACATGGACATCACGAAGATCATCATCATGGCCACCATGAGGATCATCATCATAAACACGGACACGAACATAAACATGGTCATCATTCGGATCATCATCACAAACACGGACACGAACACAAGCAGAGCCATCACGAGGAACATCATCATGGACATCACGAAGATCACAAGCATAGTCATCATGAGGACCATCACCATAAACACGGACACGAACACAAACATGGTCACAAGGAAGAACATCACCATGGACATCACGAAGATCATCATCATTCCCACCATCAGGACCACAAGCATAATCATCACGAAGAACACAAACACGGTCACGAACACAAAGAAGAACATAAACATGGACACGACCACAAGCATCACCACGATCATCACGAAGGACATCACCATCACGAACATCACAAACACCATGCATCCCATGAACACAAACATGGACATTCACACGAGGAACATCACAAACATTTCGACGATCATCATCATAAACATCTTCACGATAGCCATCACAAACATCACGAAGGCCACCATCACTCTGCTTTCGAGCAACATGGACATTACAAAGGATTGGGACATTACGCTTTTGATGCTTCTCAGAATCACGAAGAATATGTATTTCCGGAAGAGAGTGAAACGGTCGTAGTAACACCGCAAGTGGAGGATATTCTGAAGATTAAAAAGGAAACGGAAATAGAGAAGACTACCGAGCAAACGACAACCGAGGatcaaacataa